A genomic region of Paenibacillus sp. PL2-23 contains the following coding sequences:
- the gndA gene encoding NADP-dependent phosphogluconate dehydrogenase encodes MSKQQIGVIGLAVMGKNLALNIESRGFTVSVFNRSREKTDDLMKEAAGKNLVPAYSIEEFVQSLETPRKILIMVQAGAGTDATIESLVPHLDQGDIIIDGGNAYFPDTQRRSKELEAKGFRFIGTGVSGGEEGALKGPSIMPGGQKSAYELVEPILTAISAKVGEDACCTYIGPDGAGHYVKMVHNGIEYGDMQLICEAYDLLQNVLGVSTEELHEIFTEWNKGELDSYLIEITRDIFAKYDPETGKPMVDVILDSAGQKGTGKWTSQSSLDLGVPLSIITESVFTRFLSAMKEERVAASKVLKGPAKAPFQGDKAAFIESVRKALFASKICSYAQGFAQMRAASEEYGWDLRYGDIAMIFRGGCIIRARFLQNIKDAYDRDPELRNLLLDPYFQNIVESYQGAWREVVAAAVTNGVPVPAFASALAYFDSYRTERLPANLLQAQRDYFGAHTFKRVDKEGSFHFNWMQA; translated from the coding sequence ATGTCAAAACAACAAATCGGCGTTATCGGACTTGCGGTCATGGGCAAGAACTTGGCTTTGAATATTGAAAGCAGAGGCTTCACGGTGTCGGTGTTCAACCGTTCCCGCGAGAAGACGGATGATCTGATGAAGGAAGCGGCGGGCAAAAACCTGGTGCCGGCTTACTCCATCGAGGAGTTCGTGCAGTCGCTGGAGACGCCGCGCAAGATCCTGATCATGGTGCAGGCGGGCGCGGGTACTGACGCGACGATCGAATCGCTTGTTCCGCATCTGGACCAAGGCGATATTATCATCGACGGCGGCAACGCTTATTTCCCTGACACGCAGCGCCGCAGCAAGGAGCTGGAGGCGAAGGGCTTCCGCTTCATCGGCACGGGCGTATCCGGCGGCGAAGAGGGCGCGCTGAAGGGCCCATCCATTATGCCTGGCGGACAGAAGTCGGCTTATGAGCTGGTGGAGCCGATTCTGACGGCTATCTCCGCCAAGGTTGGCGAAGACGCATGCTGCACTTACATTGGACCGGACGGCGCTGGCCATTACGTGAAAATGGTGCACAACGGCATCGAATACGGCGATATGCAGCTGATCTGCGAAGCGTACGACCTGCTGCAGAACGTGCTTGGCGTCAGCACGGAGGAGCTCCATGAAATTTTCACGGAGTGGAACAAAGGCGAGCTGGACAGCTACCTGATCGAAATTACGCGCGATATCTTCGCGAAATACGATCCGGAGACGGGCAAGCCGATGGTAGATGTGATTCTGGACTCCGCGGGACAGAAGGGCACAGGCAAATGGACGAGCCAAAGCTCGCTGGATCTGGGCGTGCCGCTGTCCATCATTACGGAATCCGTGTTCACCCGCTTCCTGTCGGCTATGAAGGAAGAGCGTGTAGCGGCAAGCAAAGTGCTGAAGGGCCCTGCGAAGGCGCCGTTCCAAGGCGACAAGGCGGCATTCATTGAATCCGTGCGCAAGGCGCTGTTCGCGAGCAAAATTTGCTCCTACGCGCAAGGTTTCGCGCAGATGCGCGCGGCTTCCGAGGAGTACGGCTGGGATCTGCGCTACGGCGACATCGCGATGATCTTCCGCGGCGGCTGCATTATTCGCGCGCGCTTCCTGCAGAACATCAAGGACGCGTACGACCGCGATCCGGAGCTTCGCAACCTGTTGCTGGATCCGTACTTCCAGAACATCGTGGAATCGTACCAGGGCGCATGGCGCGAGGTTGTCGCTGCAGCCGTGACGAACGGTGTGCCGGTACCGGCATTCGCGAGCGCGCTGGCGTACTTCGACAGCTACCGTACGGAGCGCCTGCCGGCGAACCTGCTGCAAGCGCAGCGCGACTACTTCGGCGCTCATACGTTCAAGCGTGTTGACAAGGAAGGCAGCTTCCACTTCAACTGGATGCAAGCGTAA
- a CDS encoding efflux RND transporter permease subunit, which yields MNKMTEWSFRNKAAILLLVVMALVMGAISYLRLPMEFLPSADNPQVVITAIGQGSSAGTMEEQVTNPLEEAVMFVDGKTTMFSTTWDGYSQISINFDSKTNMKEAKAAIQELIGSVPLPSNVMQPFVTQLNTSMIPIGWITVSFDESMSETEKKEKVSKVQAALQAIDGAGAITVSGLERAVITIAPKADKLQEAGLPVLSLMNVLQGRGVTVSLGDRNVDGAAANIQLVDRVDDLEALRALPIAAGLTLADAADVQLSSESESLSRMNGKDAVMLTIAKAADANAVAVGNQVEKEIEELNANDPQMEAQVLISTAESVVHSVNSMLREVLLGALFATIVILLFMRNLRATIVTIVSIPLSLAITLYLLQLSGVSLNIITLGGVAVAVGRLVDDSIVVIENIYRRLQRETFSIGLITEATKEVASAITSSTIVTVAVFLPMGLLRGSLQDFLLPFALTVTYSLLASLVVALTVVPLLSAVLLKGTKEAEHKGSTRFSAFMAWNLQRKWLPLTLSAVLLIASVGAYAAMPKGALDASSSEHVNVELQYPSDTPYDEVIAGGEKLEGFIHAHGDVEWVLMAIGNSSDNAQFGAIVSPTLVSLLVDMKEGADAEAFMDAVRGQQSQYENADLAANAMDLMMGGGSSSIFMDVTAEDEDGLERAAEQALRAAADIDGVLKVESNQEEKKSVYTFELNGEARGEEVAMQLQGLLNPVPLGSIPVEGEAVPVMLLPIDNPDTAAELESLTVWTEGGSQAISDIATLTQKELPSTYYHKDGENYIRITANVDPKKLSLVGEELTKSINGLELPDGARISIGGASAEQSQDFADLGLTALISIGLVYLIMVLAFKTLRAPLAIMITLPLAAIGAVLGLLVSGITPDFTAMFGALMLIGIVVTNAIVLIDRVRQNEATMTVREALIEAAATRMRPIVMTALATICAMLPLVFGSHESGSIVSQSLAIVVIGGLAVATLLTLIIVPCVYELLFFRKSRKQRRAAAAQQGSAVEAGSST from the coding sequence ATGAACAAAATGACAGAATGGTCATTCCGAAACAAGGCGGCAATTCTATTGCTCGTCGTCATGGCGCTGGTGATGGGAGCCATCAGCTATTTACGCCTGCCCATGGAATTCCTCCCGTCCGCGGACAATCCGCAGGTTGTCATTACTGCAATCGGGCAAGGAAGCAGCGCAGGCACGATGGAGGAGCAGGTTACGAATCCGCTGGAGGAAGCGGTGATGTTCGTCGATGGCAAAACCACGATGTTCTCCACGACATGGGACGGTTATTCCCAGATCTCCATTAATTTTGATTCCAAAACAAACATGAAGGAAGCCAAAGCCGCGATCCAGGAGCTTATTGGGAGTGTGCCGCTGCCTTCAAATGTGATGCAGCCGTTCGTGACGCAGCTTAACACGTCCATGATACCTATCGGCTGGATTACGGTGTCGTTCGATGAAAGCATGTCCGAAACAGAGAAGAAGGAAAAGGTGTCCAAGGTACAAGCCGCTCTCCAAGCTATTGATGGCGCTGGAGCAATTACGGTGTCCGGCCTGGAGAGGGCGGTCATTACGATTGCGCCGAAGGCGGATAAGCTGCAGGAGGCTGGCCTGCCAGTGCTGTCGCTGATGAATGTGCTGCAGGGCAGAGGCGTAACAGTCTCCTTGGGCGACCGGAACGTGGACGGAGCGGCGGCAAATATCCAGCTGGTCGATCGAGTGGACGATCTGGAAGCATTACGGGCTCTTCCGATTGCTGCCGGCTTGACGCTTGCTGATGCCGCTGACGTGCAGCTCAGCTCGGAGAGCGAAAGCTTGAGCCGTATGAATGGCAAGGATGCCGTTATGCTGACGATCGCCAAAGCCGCCGATGCAAACGCCGTTGCGGTGGGCAACCAAGTGGAGAAGGAAATAGAGGAGCTGAATGCCAACGACCCTCAGATGGAGGCGCAGGTGTTAATCAGCACGGCAGAGTCCGTTGTGCATTCCGTGAACAGCATGCTGCGCGAGGTGCTCCTTGGGGCGCTGTTCGCAACGATTGTTATTCTGCTCTTCATGCGCAATCTCCGCGCGACGATTGTCACGATCGTATCCATCCCGCTGTCCCTTGCTATCACGTTATATTTGCTGCAGCTGTCCGGGGTGTCTCTCAATATCATTACGTTAGGCGGCGTAGCGGTTGCCGTTGGCCGGCTAGTGGATGACAGCATCGTCGTTATTGAGAATATATACCGAAGGCTGCAGCGCGAGACGTTCTCGATCGGTCTTATTACAGAGGCGACGAAGGAGGTTGCGTCGGCCATTACTTCTTCGACGATTGTAACGGTGGCCGTCTTCCTTCCTATGGGCTTGCTGCGAGGCTCCCTGCAGGATTTCCTGCTGCCGTTTGCGCTGACGGTAACTTACTCCCTGCTTGCCTCTCTTGTAGTCGCTCTTACGGTTGTGCCGTTGCTCAGCGCGGTGCTGCTGAAGGGTACGAAGGAGGCTGAGCACAAGGGCTCGACGCGCTTCTCTGCCTTTATGGCGTGGAATTTGCAGCGCAAATGGCTTCCCTTGACCCTGTCGGCGGTGCTGCTTATCGCCTCCGTTGGCGCTTATGCCGCGATGCCCAAGGGGGCGCTGGATGCCTCCAGCTCCGAGCATGTGAATGTCGAGCTTCAGTATCCAAGCGACACGCCTTACGACGAGGTGATCGCGGGCGGCGAGAAGCTGGAGGGCTTCATCCACGCACATGGGGATGTAGAGTGGGTGCTCATGGCCATTGGCAACAGCTCCGACAACGCGCAGTTCGGCGCCATCGTGTCCCCTACACTCGTCAGCTTGTTAGTGGACATGAAGGAGGGCGCGGACGCGGAAGCCTTCATGGATGCGGTTCGCGGGCAGCAATCCCAGTACGAGAACGCCGATCTTGCCGCTAATGCGATGGATCTCATGATGGGCGGCGGCTCCTCATCCATCTTTATGGATGTGACCGCTGAAGACGAGGATGGGCTGGAGCGGGCGGCCGAGCAGGCGCTTCGCGCAGCAGCAGACATAGATGGCGTGCTCAAGGTGGAAAGTAATCAGGAGGAGAAGAAGTCCGTCTATACCTTCGAGCTGAACGGCGAAGCGAGGGGCGAGGAGGTGGCCATGCAGCTGCAGGGGCTGCTGAATCCCGTACCGCTTGGCAGCATTCCCGTGGAGGGAGAGGCTGTCCCGGTGATGCTGCTCCCGATAGACAACCCCGATACGGCCGCCGAGCTGGAGAGCTTGACGGTATGGACGGAGGGCGGATCGCAAGCAATCTCCGATATAGCGACATTGACGCAGAAGGAGCTGCCTTCGACTTATTACCATAAGGACGGCGAAAATTATATTCGAATTACGGCAAATGTGGATCCCAAAAAGCTCTCGCTCGTTGGGGAGGAGCTAACGAAGTCGATTAACGGCTTGGAGCTGCCGGATGGCGCCCGCATTTCCATAGGCGGCGCATCTGCGGAGCAGTCCCAGGATTTCGCCGATCTGGGCTTAACCGCGCTGATCTCCATCGGGCTTGTCTATCTGATCATGGTTCTTGCCTTCAAGACGCTTCGGGCGCCGCTTGCCATCATGATTACGCTGCCGCTGGCGGCGATCGGAGCGGTACTGGGTCTGCTTGTCTCCGGCATAACGCCAGACTTTACAGCGATGTTCGGCGCGCTGATGCTGATTGGCATTGTTGTGACCAACGCGATCGTGCTTATCGACCGTGTCAGGCAGAATGAAGCGACGATGACCGTGCGAGAAGCGTTAATCGAAGCGGCTGCAACTCGTATGCGTCCTATTGTCATGACGGCGCTGGCCACCATCTGCGCGATGCTGCCGCTGGTGTTCGGCAGCCACGAATCCGGCAGCATCGTATCGCAAAGCCTGGCGATTGTCGTTATTGGAGGATTAGCCGTCGCGACGCTGCTTACGCTTATTATTGTGCCTTGCGTCTACGAGCTGCTGTTCTTCCGCAAATCTCGGAAGCAGAGGAGAGCGGCGGCAGCCCAGCAGGGCTCAGCTGTCGAAGCAGGCTCATCCACATAA
- a CDS encoding shikimate kinase — MDSQAIRDKLVLIGFMGTGKSSVSRLLSERLGYARVDADEEIERAEGRTISSIFQSDGEEAFRDIESRVLTALLARKEPMVLATGGGAVLREGNRDAMLHGGFVVSLQCSAEQIIDRVMSDTARPLLQGDVESRVRTLLKQRQGIYDFAHLTIDTTELSVEEVATIIINQWKLHHSNS; from the coding sequence ATGGATTCACAAGCAATACGCGACAAATTGGTCTTAATCGGCTTTATGGGCACGGGCAAATCCAGTGTCAGCCGGCTGCTGTCGGAACGGCTGGGATATGCCAGAGTGGACGCGGATGAAGAAATTGAACGCGCGGAAGGCCGGACCATCTCGTCCATCTTCCAGAGCGACGGCGAGGAAGCGTTCCGTGACATTGAGAGTCGGGTGCTGACAGCGCTACTGGCACGGAAGGAGCCCATGGTGCTTGCCACAGGCGGGGGAGCCGTGCTGAGGGAAGGCAATCGCGATGCAATGCTGCATGGCGGCTTTGTCGTATCGCTCCAGTGCAGCGCGGAGCAGATTATTGACAGGGTTATGTCCGATACGGCCAGACCACTGCTCCAAGGGGATGTGGAGAGCCGAGTGCGCACGCTGCTGAAGCAGCGGCAAGGCATTTATGACTTTGCTCATCTGACGATCGACACAACAGAGCTGTCTGTGGAAGAGGTTGCAACGATCATCATCAATCAATGGAAGCTTCATCATTCCAATTCATAA
- a CDS encoding DUF1054 domain-containing protein: MTTNLTSPALAGFQQADFDVFQLQGLEERMAGIEAQIRPKFRAIGERLTAELAPLAGKELHLHIAKHARRTVNPPKDTWLAICDNKRGYKAHPHFQLGLFDDHLFIWLALIYEVPNKKSIASGMLERLDEVIALVPQDYVLSMDHMKKDSTPIRELDEDGWRAILTRFRDVQKAELLIGRHVAADDPLLGNGDALLAYAASTYESLMPLYRMACGSSQ; this comes from the coding sequence ATGACAACGAACCTCACATCCCCGGCTCTGGCCGGATTCCAGCAGGCTGACTTCGACGTCTTTCAGCTGCAAGGGCTGGAGGAGAGAATGGCTGGCATCGAAGCGCAGATACGGCCCAAATTCCGGGCTATTGGCGAGCGGCTGACAGCCGAGCTCGCACCGCTCGCGGGCAAGGAGCTGCACCTCCATATTGCCAAACACGCCAGACGTACCGTGAACCCGCCCAAGGATACTTGGCTCGCGATCTGCGATAATAAGAGAGGGTACAAGGCACACCCCCACTTCCAGCTTGGACTATTCGACGATCATCTGTTCATCTGGCTCGCCCTCATCTACGAGGTGCCGAACAAGAAGAGCATCGCCTCCGGCATGCTGGAGCGGCTGGATGAGGTCATCGCGTTGGTGCCGCAGGACTATGTCCTGTCCATGGATCATATGAAAAAGGACAGCACGCCGATTCGCGAGCTGGACGAAGACGGCTGGAGAGCCATACTGACCCGGTTCCGTGATGTGCAGAAGGCCGAGCTGCTCATTGGACGTCACGTCGCCGCGGACGACCCGCTCCTGGGTAACGGCGACGCCTTGCTGGCCTATGCCGCGTCCACGTACGAGTCGCTTATGCCTCTGTATCGTATGGCTTGCGGCAGCAGCCAATAA